A stretch of the Desulfobacter sp. genome encodes the following:
- a CDS encoding SurA N-terminal domain-containing protein: MKTFIWIIFTGFMGLSLSGLTSCGQDRSADSKDQAIKVNNTRISFARFNELIKRQAYTDPELEITRENKARFADYLVQKELMIQEAVSLNLDQREDFICTIEKYWESTLIRTLLDLKTAQFKAQILVTQEDMRAYYLKNKDELGQPYESVREKIKRILLARTLEDKLAAWTRQLRESADISINTSIVKDK, translated from the coding sequence ATGAAAACGTTTATCTGGATTATTTTTACGGGTTTCATGGGGCTGAGCCTTTCAGGGCTCACCTCCTGCGGCCAGGACCGTTCGGCAGATTCAAAAGACCAGGCCATAAAGGTAAACAACACAAGGATTTCCTTTGCCCGGTTCAACGAACTGATCAAGCGCCAGGCCTATACAGATCCTGAACTTGAAATTACCCGGGAAAACAAGGCCCGGTTTGCAGACTATCTTGTTCAAAAGGAATTGATGATCCAGGAGGCTGTGAGCCTGAACCTGGACCAGCGGGAAGATTTTATTTGCACCATTGAAAAATATTGGGAATCCACCCTGATCCGCACCCTTTTAGATCTGAAAACCGCTCAGTTCAAAGCTCAGATCCTTGTGACCCAAGAAGATATGCGAGCCTATTATCTGAAAAACAAGGATGAGTTGGGCCAACCCTACGAGAGCGTTCGAGAAAAGATCAAACGCATTCTTTTGGCCAGGACCCTTGAAGACAAACTTGCCGCATGGACAAGACAACTCAGGGAATCTGCCGATATTTCCATCAACACGTCCATTGTGAAAGACAAATAA
- a CDS encoding mechanosensitive ion channel family protein has protein sequence MEDQVTRLQELGRLMQDRGLELITALIILIIGLFITKWAIKTIKILMDKVFKNAAVGSIVANSTGVLLLGVVIIASAMNIGVKPGPLVALMMIVVLAAIGIIVIFRPLIPTLPFKVGNTVKAGNLLGKVEVTTVLNTRLRTFDGKTFFVPNRQILNDIVINYHFTRTRRVKLDVTIRYDQDLTLAKRVLEALMIEDARILAKPNPQVYVLELGSNGVKIGGRCWVNNIKYWVTKCEMLEKVKLRFDAEGIDFAYHQVDITHRRAMDNLDMDMAMEMSMGEGDA, from the coding sequence ATGGAAGATCAGGTCACACGATTACAGGAACTGGGCAGGCTCATGCAGGACCGTGGCCTTGAGTTGATAACAGCCTTGATCATATTGATCATCGGGCTTTTTATCACCAAATGGGCAATAAAAACCATCAAAATTTTGATGGACAAAGTCTTTAAAAATGCTGCTGTCGGTTCCATTGTGGCCAACAGCACAGGCGTATTGCTTTTAGGGGTGGTCATCATTGCCTCGGCCATGAATATCGGCGTTAAGCCGGGACCTTTGGTGGCCCTGATGATGATCGTTGTCCTGGCGGCCATTGGGATTATCGTTATTTTCAGGCCTTTGATTCCCACCCTGCCGTTTAAGGTGGGCAATACGGTCAAGGCAGGCAATCTTCTGGGCAAGGTTGAAGTCACCACCGTATTGAACACCCGTTTACGGACCTTTGACGGCAAGACTTTTTTTGTTCCCAACCGCCAGATTCTCAACGATATTGTGATCAACTACCATTTTACCCGGACACGGCGGGTAAAGCTGGATGTGACCATTCGCTATGACCAGGACCTGACTCTGGCCAAACGGGTGCTTGAAGCCTTGATGATCGAGGATGCCAGGATACTTGCCAAACCCAATCCCCAGGTTTATGTGCTGGAACTGGGGTCCAACGGGGTAAAGATTGGAGGACGCTGCTGGGTGAACAACATAAAATACTGGGTGACCAAATGCGAGATGCTTGAAAAGGTAAAGCTTCGCTTTGATGCCGAGGGTATTGATTTTGCCTACCATCAGGTGGATATAACCCACAGACGGGCCATGGATAACCTGGATATGGATATGGCCATGGAGATGTCCATGGGGGAGGGTGACGCATAA
- the acs gene encoding acetate--CoA ligase has protein sequence MTEFKFHAPDQHRENAWIKTMDQYEKMYKASIEDPDTFWAEIADQFYWEKKWDKVRDYNYSISKGPVFIEWFKNGKTNITYNCLDRHLETRRDQTALIWEGNNPGEDLTISYGQLHEKVCQFANALKAKGVGKGDRVAIYMPMIPELAVTMLACARIGAIHSIVFGGFSSEALGNRIMDSYCKVLVTTDGVMRGAKAVHLKGNADSALDHCRAQGHEVETCFVVRRTNSEVEMRPGRDLWWHDAVDAQSADCPVEWMDAEDPLFILYTSGSTGTPKGVQHNVGGYMVYTGTTFKYIFDYHDGDIYWCTADIGWVTGHSYIVYGPLSQGATSLMFEGVPTYPDPGRFWATVDKWKVNQFYTAPTAIRALMAQGEEWVEKYDLSSLRLLGSVGEPINPEAWRWYHKYVGKENCPIVDTWWQTETGGIMISPLPYAIDQKPGSATLPFFSVNPVLLNEAGKELEGACDGILALKEPWPGQMRTVYNNHDRFEKVYFQMFDGYYFAGDGCRRDEDGYFWITGRVDDVINVSGHRMGTAEVESALVSHPLVAEAAVIGFPHDIKGQGIYAFVTLKVSAAPSDDLLARLKAHVRQEIGPIATPDIINFAPALPKTRSGKIMRRILRKIATDEFDQLGDISTLADLEVVGNLIDSHKELTQ, from the coding sequence ATGACCGAATTCAAATTTCATGCACCAGATCAGCATCGCGAAAATGCCTGGATCAAAACCATGGACCAGTACGAAAAAATGTACAAGGCTTCCATTGAAGACCCGGATACATTCTGGGCTGAGATTGCAGACCAGTTTTACTGGGAAAAAAAATGGGACAAGGTCAGGGATTATAATTATTCCATTTCCAAGGGCCCTGTATTTATTGAATGGTTTAAGAACGGGAAAACCAATATTACTTACAACTGCCTGGACCGCCATCTGGAAACCCGGAGGGATCAGACCGCTTTGATCTGGGAGGGAAATAACCCGGGCGAGGACCTTACGATTTCCTATGGCCAGCTCCATGAAAAAGTATGCCAATTTGCCAATGCCTTAAAGGCAAAAGGGGTGGGCAAAGGGGACCGGGTGGCCATTTATATGCCCATGATTCCTGAACTTGCCGTGACCATGCTGGCCTGCGCCCGGATCGGTGCCATCCATTCCATTGTGTTTGGGGGATTTTCTTCCGAAGCCCTGGGCAATCGGATCATGGACTCTTATTGCAAGGTGCTGGTCACCACGGACGGTGTGATGCGCGGGGCCAAGGCCGTTCACTTGAAAGGTAATGCAGATTCCGCCCTGGACCATTGCCGGGCCCAGGGCCATGAAGTGGAAACCTGTTTTGTGGTGCGGAGGACCAACTCAGAGGTTGAAATGCGTCCCGGCCGGGATCTCTGGTGGCATGATGCTGTCGATGCCCAGTCTGCCGACTGTCCTGTGGAATGGATGGATGCCGAAGATCCGCTTTTTATTCTGTATACCTCAGGGTCCACCGGCACCCCCAAGGGGGTTCAGCATAATGTGGGCGGGTATATGGTCTATACCGGCACCACCTTTAAATATATTTTTGACTACCATGACGGGGACATCTATTGGTGCACCGCTGATATCGGCTGGGTCACCGGCCATTCCTATATTGTTTACGGCCCCCTTTCCCAGGGTGCCACAAGCCTCATGTTTGAAGGGGTGCCCACCTATCCGGACCCGGGCCGGTTCTGGGCCACGGTGGACAAGTGGAAGGTCAACCAGTTTTATACGGCACCCACGGCCATAAGGGCGCTCATGGCCCAGGGGGAAGAATGGGTGGAAAAATACGATCTGTCCTCCCTGCGTCTTTTAGGATCTGTGGGCGAGCCCATCAATCCCGAAGCCTGGCGCTGGTATCATAAATATGTGGGCAAAGAGAACTGCCCCATCGTGGATACCTGGTGGCAGACCGAGACCGGCGGAATCATGATTTCGCCTTTGCCTTACGCCATTGACCAGAAACCCGGCAGTGCCACCCTGCCCTTTTTCAGCGTCAATCCGGTGCTGCTCAACGAAGCGGGCAAGGAGCTTGAGGGGGCCTGCGACGGGATACTGGCCTTAAAAGAACCCTGGCCCGGCCAGATGCGCACGGTGTACAATAACCATGACCGGTTTGAAAAGGTGTATTTCCAGATGTTTGACGGGTATTATTTTGCCGGGGACGGGTGCCGCAGGGATGAAGACGGATATTTCTGGATCACAGGGCGGGTGGATGATGTGATCAACGTCTCCGGCCACCGCATGGGCACAGCCGAGGTGGAATCAGCCCTGGTCAGCCACCCCCTGGTGGCCGAGGCAGCAGTGATCGGGTTTCCCCACGACATCAAAGGTCAGGGAATCTATGCCTTTGTGACCCTTAAGGTGAGTGCTGCGCCCTCGGATGACCTTTTGGCCCGGTTAAAGGCCCATGTTCGTCAGGAGATCGGGCCCATTGCCACCCCGGATATCATTAATTTTGCCCCGGCCCTGCCCAAGACCCGCTCGGGCAAGATCATGCGCCGGATTTTAAGGAAAATTGCCACGGATGAGTTTGATCAGCTTGGCGATATTTCCACCCTGGCAGATCTTGAAGTGGTGGGCAACCTCATTGACAGTCACAAGGAGCTGACCCAATAA
- a CDS encoding OFA family MFS transporter: MKEIKNLGWRVTFAGLGINLALGILYAWSIFKMSIKESITAGDGVFNWSLASLNDPYAVCCLVFAFAMIFAGRVQDRTSPKVTAVIGGVLTGAGLILIALSTSWIVWILGFGVLMGLGLGFGYASATPPAIKWFPPAKTGMIAGIVVAGFGIASVYIAPLGTFLINQFGLSQSMMIFGIAFLVIVSVLAQFLVNPPQGYVHPHARATATSPGTAPGIDYSPSEMMKTASFYKLWIIFCVASGAGLMIIGGVAGMAKSGMGSMAWVVVALMAVGNAGGRVVAGILSDKIGRTNTLFIMLVFQAFVIFSLLFITPGQVVLLVMAASFIGFNYGTNLSLFPSATKDYFGLKNFGVNYGLVFSAWGIGGFVFPRVCQMIVAYTHSPRMAYILAAGLLLAGAVLALLTRAPEVREETGFIGKPVCEEN; the protein is encoded by the coding sequence ATGAAAGAGATCAAAAATCTTGGATGGCGGGTCACATTTGCCGGGTTGGGAATTAATCTGGCCCTGGGAATTTTGTATGCCTGGTCCATATTTAAAATGTCCATCAAAGAGTCCATTACCGCAGGGGACGGGGTGTTTAACTGGAGTCTGGCCTCTTTGAATGATCCGTACGCGGTCTGCTGCCTGGTCTTTGCCTTTGCCATGATATTTGCCGGAAGGGTTCAGGACAGAACCAGTCCTAAGGTGACCGCGGTAATCGGAGGGGTGTTGACCGGTGCGGGCTTGATTCTCATTGCATTGTCCACTTCCTGGATTGTCTGGATCCTGGGATTCGGGGTGCTCATGGGCCTGGGCCTGGGGTTTGGGTATGCCTCTGCAACCCCGCCGGCCATTAAGTGGTTTCCCCCGGCCAAAACCGGTATGATTGCAGGCATTGTCGTGGCCGGATTCGGTATAGCCTCTGTTTATATTGCCCCTTTGGGCACCTTTTTGATCAACCAATTCGGGCTGAGCCAGTCCATGATGATTTTCGGCATTGCCTTTCTGGTCATTGTCTCTGTTTTGGCCCAGTTCCTTGTCAACCCGCCCCAGGGATATGTTCATCCCCATGCCAGGGCCACGGCCACATCGCCTGGCACAGCCCCAGGCATTGACTATTCGCCTTCTGAAATGATGAAAACCGCCTCTTTTTATAAGCTGTGGATCATCTTTTGTGTGGCCTCGGGCGCAGGCCTCATGATCATCGGCGGGGTGGCCGGCATGGCCAAGTCCGGCATGGGCTCCATGGCCTGGGTCGTGGTTGCCCTCATGGCCGTGGGCAATGCCGGGGGCAGGGTGGTGGCCGGCATCCTTTCGGATAAAATCGGACGGACCAATACCTTGTTTATCATGCTGGTTTTCCAGGCCTTTGTCATTTTTTCCCTTTTATTTATTACCCCGGGCCAGGTGGTCCTTCTGGTGATGGCCGCCTCTTTTATCGGGTTTAATTACGGGACCAACCTTTCCTTGTTTCCTTCGGCTACCAAGGATTATTTCGGGTTGAAAAATTTCGGGGTCAACTACGGCCTTGTCTTTTCAGCCTGGGGCATCGGGGGATTTGTTTTCCCCAGGGTTTGTCAGATGATCGTGGCCTATACCCACAGTCCGAGGATGGCCTATATTCTGGCCGCAGGCCTGCTTCTTGCCGGTGCAGTGCTGGCGCTTTTGACCCGTGCCCCTGAAGTCCGGGAAGAGACCGGCTTTATCGGTAAACCTGTTTGCGAAGAAAACTGA
- a CDS encoding sigma-54-dependent Fis family transcriptional regulator, producing METPGLDRPIFIVDDEPEILVAVDTTLRMAGFDNITTIGDSRDVIRQMERQVPALILLDLNMPHINGGRLLKIIRKTWPRIPVIVLTGTIEVDTAVKCMKIGAMDYLLKPVEQDRLLKAVNQALDWNETRTDQTKPLHQDLFAQIKNPKAFSHIITQDKQMHSIFHYVEAVAPSSKPVLVFGETGVGKELIGQCIHTLSGRRGKLVKVNVAGLDDNVFSDTLFGHVPGAYTGADKARPGLIEQANGGTLVLDEIGDLALSSQVKLLRLLQEGDYMALGSDKIRHSDVRIIASTNQDLWILEKKKVFRKDLIYRLSTHTLTLPPLRERLVDLPLLLDRFVCQAANDLDKPVPDIPKRLIETMETYPFKGNIRELKSMVHDALSRYEKGPISADLFKGLDDPKPGIPDRKTAALPTLKQASADLVEKAMEKSGGNQSAAAKILGISQQALSKRLQKLKEQK from the coding sequence GTGGAAACCCCAGGCCTTGACAGACCCATATTCATTGTTGATGATGAACCAGAGATCCTGGTGGCTGTGGATACCACACTGCGAATGGCAGGGTTTGACAATATCACGACCATTGGTGATTCCAGGGATGTGATTCGTCAGATGGAACGGCAGGTTCCCGCCCTCATCCTCCTGGATTTGAACATGCCTCATATCAACGGGGGCCGTCTTTTAAAAATCATCCGCAAAACCTGGCCCAGGATTCCTGTGATTGTGCTCACCGGAACCATAGAGGTGGATACGGCAGTCAAATGCATGAAAATCGGGGCCATGGATTATCTGCTCAAGCCGGTTGAGCAGGATCGGCTGCTCAAGGCCGTCAACCAGGCCCTGGACTGGAATGAAACCCGTACAGATCAAACCAAGCCCCTGCACCAGGACCTGTTTGCCCAGATCAAAAATCCCAAAGCCTTTTCCCATATCATTACCCAGGACAAGCAGATGCATTCCATTTTTCATTATGTGGAAGCTGTTGCCCCTTCATCCAAGCCTGTGCTGGTATTTGGGGAGACCGGGGTGGGCAAGGAGCTTATCGGCCAGTGCATCCATACCTTGAGCGGGCGCAGGGGCAAGCTGGTCAAGGTGAATGTGGCAGGACTGGATGACAATGTGTTTTCAGATACCTTGTTCGGCCATGTGCCAGGGGCCTATACCGGAGCAGACAAGGCCCGGCCCGGTCTGATCGAACAGGCAAACGGGGGAACCCTGGTTTTAGATGAGATCGGCGACCTTGCACTTTCCTCCCAGGTCAAGCTTCTCCGTCTGCTCCAGGAGGGGGATTACATGGCACTGGGCTCTGACAAGATCCGTCATTCAGACGTCAGAATAATCGCCTCGACCAACCAGGACCTCTGGATCCTTGAGAAAAAAAAGGTGTTTAGAAAAGACCTGATTTACCGGCTTTCCACCCACACCTTGACCCTGCCTCCCCTCAGGGAACGGCTGGTGGATTTACCCCTGCTTTTGGACCGTTTTGTCTGCCAGGCCGCCAATGACCTGGACAAGCCCGTTCCGGATATCCCCAAACGTCTCATCGAAACCATGGAGACCTATCCTTTTAAAGGGAATATCAGGGAGCTTAAATCCATGGTCCATGATGCCCTGTCAAGATATGAAAAAGGTCCCATTTCAGCTGATCTTTTCAAGGGGCTGGATGATCCGAAGCCGGGCATACCTGACCGGAAAACCGCCGCTTTACCCACCCTGAAACAGGCCTCGGCCGATCTGGTGGAAAAAGCCATGGAAAAGAGCGGGGGAAATCAGTCTGCTGCCGCAAAAATTCTGGGCATCTCCCAGCAGGCCCTGAGCAAACGGCTGCAAAAACTCAAAGAACAAAAATAA
- a CDS encoding cache domain-containing protein gives MNPRTPPRSRKVFLSDTRSQFSSWQALPVRIIIPVVLTISLFILTIFLLIIPMMDQYMMDGKREGILHLTESAWSSLALYHDQVDQGLMTMEEARKMAMAHIEHLRYGPDLKDYFWINDYTPVMIMHPYRPDLVGKHVGEFEDPAEKRLFAQMVKTVEKSGAGFVDYLWQWQENSDRIVPKISYVKGFEPWGWVIGTGIYVEDVRAEISAVTQKLSLACFGIMGVVLLLSAYIIWAGAMAKRARLAALAQSRLREKQLVQADKMTSLGILVAGVAHEINNPATSLMLNAPNLTKAFKSFLPVLDRHFELSPDARVCNMKYPDLRHRIELMLAAIEDGATRIKGIISELKDFSRPSETREKDGKIDINQVVEKSMDLTHTVLKKITRQISVSYGENLPMVTGDFQKIEQVIINLLVNAGQALENYDQSISVSTCLNREKTFIIIQVSDTGPGVGPEDLKMIKDPFFTTRRDEGGTGLGLSISEKIVSDHQGILEFESEKGKGFLARIFLPCTPK, from the coding sequence ATGAATCCAAGAACACCCCCTAGATCAAGGAAGGTTTTTTTGTCTGATACCCGTTCTCAATTTTCCTCTTGGCAGGCCCTGCCCGTAAGAATTATTATTCCGGTGGTCCTGACCATCAGCCTGTTTATTCTGACCATTTTTCTGCTGATCATACCCATGATGGATCAGTATATGATGGATGGAAAGCGGGAGGGGATTCTTCATCTCACCGAGAGCGCCTGGTCCAGTCTGGCCCTTTACCATGACCAGGTCGACCAGGGCCTGATGACCATGGAAGAGGCCCGGAAAATGGCCATGGCCCATATTGAGCACCTCCGGTACGGGCCGGATCTTAAAGATTATTTCTGGATCAATGATTATACCCCTGTGATGATCATGCATCCCTATAGACCGGACCTGGTGGGGAAACATGTGGGTGAATTTGAGGATCCTGCCGAGAAAAGACTATTTGCACAAATGGTTAAAACCGTTGAAAAATCAGGGGCAGGGTTTGTGGATTATCTTTGGCAGTGGCAGGAAAATTCAGACCGGATCGTGCCTAAAATTTCCTATGTTAAAGGATTTGAGCCCTGGGGATGGGTGATCGGCACCGGGATTTATGTGGAAGATGTCCGGGCCGAGATTTCAGCGGTGACCCAAAAATTAAGCCTGGCCTGTTTCGGGATCATGGGGGTGGTCTTGCTGCTCTCTGCCTATATTATCTGGGCCGGGGCCATGGCCAAACGGGCAAGGCTTGCGGCCCTTGCCCAGTCAAGGCTGAGGGAAAAACAGCTTGTCCAGGCCGATAAGATGACATCCCTTGGCATCCTGGTGGCCGGGGTGGCACATGAGATCAACAATCCTGCCACCTCGCTGATGCTCAACGCCCCCAATCTGACCAAGGCATTTAAATCCTTTTTACCTGTGCTGGACCGGCATTTTGAACTGTCGCCGGACGCCCGGGTTTGCAATATGAAGTATCCTGATTTGCGCCACCGCATTGAATTGATGCTCGCAGCGATTGAGGACGGGGCCACAAGGATCAAAGGGATTATTTCCGAGCTTAAAGATTTTTCAAGGCCGTCTGAAACCCGGGAAAAGGACGGTAAAATTGATATTAACCAGGTGGTTGAAAAATCCATGGACTTGACCCATACGGTGTTAAAAAAAATAACCCGGCAAATCTCTGTCTCCTATGGAGAAAATCTGCCCATGGTCACAGGGGATTTTCAAAAAATAGAGCAGGTGATCATCAACCTGCTGGTGAATGCAGGCCAGGCATTGGAAAATTACGACCAGTCCATCAGCGTATCAACCTGTTTAAACCGGGAAAAGACATTTATTATCATCCAGGTCAGCGATACCGGGCCCGGGGTGGGGCCTGAAGATCTTAAAATGATCAAAGATCCTTTTTTTACCACCCGCAGGGACGAGGGGGGGACAGGACTTGGGCTCTCTATTTCAGAAAAGATTGTCAGTGATCATCAGGGGATATTGGAATTTGAGTCGGAAAAGGGCAAAGGTTTTTTGGCCAGGATTTTCTTGCCCTGCACCCCCAAATAA